One genomic window of Megachile rotundata isolate GNS110a chromosome 12, iyMegRotu1, whole genome shotgun sequence includes the following:
- the LOC143265478 gene encoding uncharacterized protein LOC143265478 isoform X3, whose product MFRYVCVCLTLVLAMVSPRVKKRFPTLEHFVDTGLLLENELVIFQSLNAKFPKPSKHWLPIVWASSIVTRARKEGRIRDDFAVKTLIDELNKFRGLCGSLMHYDTISVPLVYTQVVTLAVYTYFLTSVMGRQWVQDSSTSKIDLYFPVFTTLQFFFYMGWLKVAETLINPFGEDDDDFEVNWIIDRNLQVSYLIVDEMHHEHPELIRDQYWDEIFPTELPYTAATQALREEHPQPSTAGIQLSAAQQELQPSSVRIDEMVGDYQQKFRPDVADDAASGIHFTATGKMSRSTTESGKIARSASRVSNRDRTLSGGSTPSNLGGSLTRVNSVTSMFKRLFSKEDRPDGSVLSGTKTPGRLATSSSAASLQNRIVGAGGSMRIGVIKEEADEQMTLTSMKSDKRPHVQSIFSPGPPPPSAPVNVPGTEHTRNGEIFSTSAPVGAVGNNGSVNDTRYPPASRAERSTQSARSSIAYEPAMSYAGSGIPDDLISTHSSSCNTTDSDDEFTKLKTEREKQRRDKVVRRLARSTSGHNNLISAASRSTLDGEHLLLSELANTSRLSMRPEDLDDKTESERL is encoded by the exons ATGTTCAG ATACGTCTGCGTCTGTTTGACACTGGTGTTGGCGATGGTTTCGCCTCGTGTAAAAAAACGTTTTCCAACGTTGGAGCATTTCGTGGACACCGGTTTGCTGTTGGAGAACGAACTAGTGATATTCCAGAGTCTGAACGCGAAATTTCCCAAGCCCAGCAAGCATTGGCTGCCAATTGTGTGGGCGTCGAGTATAGTGACTCGGGCCAGAAAGGAAGGTCGGATTCGTGACGATTTTGCTGTAAAGACATTGATAGACGAACTGAACAAGTTTCGTGGTCTTTGCGGTAGTCTCATGCACTATGATACGATTAGCGTTCCTTTAGTTTATACCCAA GTGGTAACTTTGGCTGTGTACACATACTTTTTAACGAGCGTGATGGGTCGACAATGGGTGCAAGATTCGTCCACGTCGAAAATCGATCTTTACTTTCCAGTATTCACGACGCTGCAGTTTTTTTTCTATATGGGTTGGCTCAAGGTCGCCGAGACTCTGATCAATCCGTTCGGGGAAGACGACGATGACTTTGAAGTTAACTGGATAATCGATAGGAATTTGCAA GTGAGCTACCTGATCGTCGACGAGATGCACCATGAGCATCCGGAATTGATACGAGATCAATACTGGGACGAAATATTCCCCACGGAGCTCCCTTACACGGCGGCAACTCAGGCCTTGCGAGAGGAACATCCTCAACCGTCGACGGCCGGCATACAGTTATCCGCGGCACAACAAGAACTTCAGCCATCCTCGGTCAGAATCGACGAAATGGTAGGGGACTACCAGCAAAAATTCCGACCGGATGTAGCCGACGATGCGGCGTCCGGTATACACTTCACGGCTACTGGCAAAATGTCAAG GAGTACCACAGAGAGTGGCAAAATAGCAAG AAGCGCTAGCAGAGTGAGCAATCGAGATCGCACTCTCAGCGGAGGTTCCACTCCCAGTAATCTGGGTGGTTCTCTAACGAGAGTGAACAGCGTGACCAGCATGTTCAAACGATTGTTCAGCAAAGAAGACAGACCAGACGGTAGTGTACTGAGCGGCACTAAAACTCCAGGAAGGCTCGCGACCTCTAGTTCAGCCGCTTCGTTGCAAAATCGTATAGTCG GCGCAGGTGGCTCAATGAGGATAGGCGTGATCAAAGAGGAAGCCGACGAGCAGATGACCCTAACATCGATGAAATCGGACAAACGGCCTCACGTGCAGAGCATATTTTCCCCTGGGCCTCCACCTCCGAGTGCTCCAGTCAACGTTCCCGGTACAGAGCATACTCGAAACGGAGAAATATTCTCAACTAGTGCTCCTGTTGGTGCCGTGGGAAACAACGGAAGCGTCAACGACACAAGATATCCACCCGCGAGCAG AGCAGAACGATCGACGCAATCGGCACGATCCAGCATCGCTTACGAACCAGCGATGAGTTATGCCGGCAGCGGTATTCCGGATGACCTGATCAGTACACACAGTTCTTCCTGTAACACTACCGATTCCGACGACGAGTTCACGAAATTGAAGACGGAAAGGGAAAAACAAAGACGGGACAAGGTAGTACGAAGACTGGCTAGAAGTACCAGCGGACACAACAATTTAATCAGCGCAGCTTCGAGGAGTACTCTCGACGGAGAACACCTTTTGTTGTCGGAATTAGCAAATACATCGCGTTTGTCGATGAGACCAGAAGATCTCGATGATAAGACCGAAAGCGAGAGGCTTTAG
- the LOC143265478 gene encoding bestrophin-2 isoform X1, with protein MTVTYTAEVATCRGLGCFLKLLLRWRASIYKLVWLDLALFLFIYYSLSSIYRLLLDEHQKKIFEAVVAYCNEYSDLIPLSFVLGFYVSIVMTRWWNQYMVIPWPDSIAVFVSATIHGNDERGRLMRRTIVRYVCVCLTLVLAMVSPRVKKRFPTLEHFVDTGLLLENELVIFQSLNAKFPKPSKHWLPIVWASSIVTRARKEGRIRDDFAVKTLIDELNKFRGLCGSLMHYDTISVPLVYTQVVTLAVYTYFLTSVMGRQWVQDSSTSKIDLYFPVFTTLQFFFYMGWLKVAETLINPFGEDDDDFEVNWIIDRNLQVSYLIVDEMHHEHPELIRDQYWDEIFPTELPYTAATQALREEHPQPSTAGIQLSAAQQELQPSSVRIDEMVGDYQQKFRPDVADDAASGIHFTATGKMSRSTTESGKIARSASRVSNRDRTLSGGSTPSNLGGSLTRVNSVTSMFKRLFSKEDRPDGSVLSGTKTPGRLATSSSAASLQNRIVGAGGSMRIGVIKEEADEQMTLTSMKSDKRPHVQSIFSPGPPPPSAPVNVPGTEHTRNGEIFSTSAPVGAVGNNGSVNDTRYPPASRAERSTQSARSSIAYEPAMSYAGSGIPDDLISTHSSSCNTTDSDDEFTKLKTEREKQRRDKVVRRLARSTSGHNNLISAASRSTLDGEHLLLSELANTSRLSMRPEDLDDKTESERL; from the exons ATGACGGTCACTTACACCGCCGAAGTTGCTACCTGTAGAGGTCTCGGTTGCTTTCTAAAATTACTCCTAAG atGGCGAGCAAGTATCTACAAGCTTGTGTGGTTGGACTTAGCCCTGTTCCTCTTCATATATTACTCCCTATCGAGCATCTACCGGTTGCTACTGGACGAGCATCAAAAGAAGATTTTCGAGGCAGTGGTGGCATACTGCAACGAGTACAGCGACCTAATACCGCTATCGTTCGTCTTGGGTTTCTACGTCAGTATCGTTATGACCCGATGGTGGAATCAATACATGGTGATACCCTGGCCAGACTCGATCGCGGTTTTCGTGTCAGCCACCATTCACGGCAACGACGAAAGGGGTCGATTAATGCGTCGAACCATCGTCAG ATACGTCTGCGTCTGTTTGACACTGGTGTTGGCGATGGTTTCGCCTCGTGTAAAAAAACGTTTTCCAACGTTGGAGCATTTCGTGGACACCGGTTTGCTGTTGGAGAACGAACTAGTGATATTCCAGAGTCTGAACGCGAAATTTCCCAAGCCCAGCAAGCATTGGCTGCCAATTGTGTGGGCGTCGAGTATAGTGACTCGGGCCAGAAAGGAAGGTCGGATTCGTGACGATTTTGCTGTAAAGACATTGATAGACGAACTGAACAAGTTTCGTGGTCTTTGCGGTAGTCTCATGCACTATGATACGATTAGCGTTCCTTTAGTTTATACCCAA GTGGTAACTTTGGCTGTGTACACATACTTTTTAACGAGCGTGATGGGTCGACAATGGGTGCAAGATTCGTCCACGTCGAAAATCGATCTTTACTTTCCAGTATTCACGACGCTGCAGTTTTTTTTCTATATGGGTTGGCTCAAGGTCGCCGAGACTCTGATCAATCCGTTCGGGGAAGACGACGATGACTTTGAAGTTAACTGGATAATCGATAGGAATTTGCAA GTGAGCTACCTGATCGTCGACGAGATGCACCATGAGCATCCGGAATTGATACGAGATCAATACTGGGACGAAATATTCCCCACGGAGCTCCCTTACACGGCGGCAACTCAGGCCTTGCGAGAGGAACATCCTCAACCGTCGACGGCCGGCATACAGTTATCCGCGGCACAACAAGAACTTCAGCCATCCTCGGTCAGAATCGACGAAATGGTAGGGGACTACCAGCAAAAATTCCGACCGGATGTAGCCGACGATGCGGCGTCCGGTATACACTTCACGGCTACTGGCAAAATGTCAAG GAGTACCACAGAGAGTGGCAAAATAGCAAG AAGCGCTAGCAGAGTGAGCAATCGAGATCGCACTCTCAGCGGAGGTTCCACTCCCAGTAATCTGGGTGGTTCTCTAACGAGAGTGAACAGCGTGACCAGCATGTTCAAACGATTGTTCAGCAAAGAAGACAGACCAGACGGTAGTGTACTGAGCGGCACTAAAACTCCAGGAAGGCTCGCGACCTCTAGTTCAGCCGCTTCGTTGCAAAATCGTATAGTCG GCGCAGGTGGCTCAATGAGGATAGGCGTGATCAAAGAGGAAGCCGACGAGCAGATGACCCTAACATCGATGAAATCGGACAAACGGCCTCACGTGCAGAGCATATTTTCCCCTGGGCCTCCACCTCCGAGTGCTCCAGTCAACGTTCCCGGTACAGAGCATACTCGAAACGGAGAAATATTCTCAACTAGTGCTCCTGTTGGTGCCGTGGGAAACAACGGAAGCGTCAACGACACAAGATATCCACCCGCGAGCAG AGCAGAACGATCGACGCAATCGGCACGATCCAGCATCGCTTACGAACCAGCGATGAGTTATGCCGGCAGCGGTATTCCGGATGACCTGATCAGTACACACAGTTCTTCCTGTAACACTACCGATTCCGACGACGAGTTCACGAAATTGAAGACGGAAAGGGAAAAACAAAGACGGGACAAGGTAGTACGAAGACTGGCTAGAAGTACCAGCGGACACAACAATTTAATCAGCGCAGCTTCGAGGAGTACTCTCGACGGAGAACACCTTTTGTTGTCGGAATTAGCAAATACATCGCGTTTGTCGATGAGACCAGAAGATCTCGATGATAAGACCGAAAGCGAGAGGCTTTAG
- the LOC143265478 gene encoding bestrophin-4 isoform X2 codes for MTVTYTAEVATCRGLGCFLKLLLRWRASIYKLVWLDLALFLFIYYSLSSIYRLLLDEHQKKIFEAVVAYCNEYSDLIPLSFVLGFYVSIVMTRWWNQYMVIPWPDSIAVFVSATIHGNDERGRLMRRTIVRYVCVCLTLVLAMVSPRVKKRFPTLEHFVDTGLLLENELVIFQSLNAKFPKPSKHWLPIVWASSIVTRARKEGRIRDDFAVKTLIDELNKFRGLCGSLMHYDTISVPLVYTQVVTLAVYTYFLTSVMGRQWVQDSSTSKIDLYFPVFTTLQFFFYMGWLKVAETLINPFGEDDDDFEVNWIIDRNLQVSYLIVDEMHHEHPELIRDQYWDEIFPTELPYTAATQALREEHPQPSTAGIQLSAAQQELQPSSVRIDEMVGDYQQKFRPDVADDAASGIHFTATGKMSRSASRVSNRDRTLSGGSTPSNLGGSLTRVNSVTSMFKRLFSKEDRPDGSVLSGTKTPGRLATSSSAASLQNRIVGAGGSMRIGVIKEEADEQMTLTSMKSDKRPHVQSIFSPGPPPPSAPVNVPGTEHTRNGEIFSTSAPVGAVGNNGSVNDTRYPPASRAERSTQSARSSIAYEPAMSYAGSGIPDDLISTHSSSCNTTDSDDEFTKLKTEREKQRRDKVVRRLARSTSGHNNLISAASRSTLDGEHLLLSELANTSRLSMRPEDLDDKTESERL; via the exons ATGACGGTCACTTACACCGCCGAAGTTGCTACCTGTAGAGGTCTCGGTTGCTTTCTAAAATTACTCCTAAG atGGCGAGCAAGTATCTACAAGCTTGTGTGGTTGGACTTAGCCCTGTTCCTCTTCATATATTACTCCCTATCGAGCATCTACCGGTTGCTACTGGACGAGCATCAAAAGAAGATTTTCGAGGCAGTGGTGGCATACTGCAACGAGTACAGCGACCTAATACCGCTATCGTTCGTCTTGGGTTTCTACGTCAGTATCGTTATGACCCGATGGTGGAATCAATACATGGTGATACCCTGGCCAGACTCGATCGCGGTTTTCGTGTCAGCCACCATTCACGGCAACGACGAAAGGGGTCGATTAATGCGTCGAACCATCGTCAG ATACGTCTGCGTCTGTTTGACACTGGTGTTGGCGATGGTTTCGCCTCGTGTAAAAAAACGTTTTCCAACGTTGGAGCATTTCGTGGACACCGGTTTGCTGTTGGAGAACGAACTAGTGATATTCCAGAGTCTGAACGCGAAATTTCCCAAGCCCAGCAAGCATTGGCTGCCAATTGTGTGGGCGTCGAGTATAGTGACTCGGGCCAGAAAGGAAGGTCGGATTCGTGACGATTTTGCTGTAAAGACATTGATAGACGAACTGAACAAGTTTCGTGGTCTTTGCGGTAGTCTCATGCACTATGATACGATTAGCGTTCCTTTAGTTTATACCCAA GTGGTAACTTTGGCTGTGTACACATACTTTTTAACGAGCGTGATGGGTCGACAATGGGTGCAAGATTCGTCCACGTCGAAAATCGATCTTTACTTTCCAGTATTCACGACGCTGCAGTTTTTTTTCTATATGGGTTGGCTCAAGGTCGCCGAGACTCTGATCAATCCGTTCGGGGAAGACGACGATGACTTTGAAGTTAACTGGATAATCGATAGGAATTTGCAA GTGAGCTACCTGATCGTCGACGAGATGCACCATGAGCATCCGGAATTGATACGAGATCAATACTGGGACGAAATATTCCCCACGGAGCTCCCTTACACGGCGGCAACTCAGGCCTTGCGAGAGGAACATCCTCAACCGTCGACGGCCGGCATACAGTTATCCGCGGCACAACAAGAACTTCAGCCATCCTCGGTCAGAATCGACGAAATGGTAGGGGACTACCAGCAAAAATTCCGACCGGATGTAGCCGACGATGCGGCGTCCGGTATACACTTCACGGCTACTGGCAAAATGTCAAG AAGCGCTAGCAGAGTGAGCAATCGAGATCGCACTCTCAGCGGAGGTTCCACTCCCAGTAATCTGGGTGGTTCTCTAACGAGAGTGAACAGCGTGACCAGCATGTTCAAACGATTGTTCAGCAAAGAAGACAGACCAGACGGTAGTGTACTGAGCGGCACTAAAACTCCAGGAAGGCTCGCGACCTCTAGTTCAGCCGCTTCGTTGCAAAATCGTATAGTCG GCGCAGGTGGCTCAATGAGGATAGGCGTGATCAAAGAGGAAGCCGACGAGCAGATGACCCTAACATCGATGAAATCGGACAAACGGCCTCACGTGCAGAGCATATTTTCCCCTGGGCCTCCACCTCCGAGTGCTCCAGTCAACGTTCCCGGTACAGAGCATACTCGAAACGGAGAAATATTCTCAACTAGTGCTCCTGTTGGTGCCGTGGGAAACAACGGAAGCGTCAACGACACAAGATATCCACCCGCGAGCAG AGCAGAACGATCGACGCAATCGGCACGATCCAGCATCGCTTACGAACCAGCGATGAGTTATGCCGGCAGCGGTATTCCGGATGACCTGATCAGTACACACAGTTCTTCCTGTAACACTACCGATTCCGACGACGAGTTCACGAAATTGAAGACGGAAAGGGAAAAACAAAGACGGGACAAGGTAGTACGAAGACTGGCTAGAAGTACCAGCGGACACAACAATTTAATCAGCGCAGCTTCGAGGAGTACTCTCGACGGAGAACACCTTTTGTTGTCGGAATTAGCAAATACATCGCGTTTGTCGATGAGACCAGAAGATCTCGATGATAAGACCGAAAGCGAGAGGCTTTAG